tgaagaccggcaacaagtttctgaacctcatagtatgaacccggtgcaaggttatcctcaggtagaatacctttgacaaaatcagtaatcgcatccatacattcttcagccaaattatagtctgtcttaataccctttaatctagttgcagatgataaggctgaatgaccatctctacaattttgatacaaaagctgttttcctgcatccaacatgtcaaaaaatctcctagattcgggatttggttcttcccctctataatgatcatgtaccatctgctcagtacctacaccataatctatatccgttctagattcttctaacctaatatcaggctgaagttcattaacaggctgaggttcgctagtactaccatattcataaccagtttccccatgaaggtaccaaactttataattacgtgaaaaccctttcatatacaaatgagtccaaacatcaaattcttttataaccttattattattgcaagtagagcagggacatcttaacataccactttttgcatccggttgctgttgaacaagcctcatgaattctccaatcccttcaACGTATTCTttcgtaagcaaattggtgttgggacccaaatgaggtttatccatccacgaacaaTAATAAGctcctgaagacatgattttcacggaattgttatgactaaagagaatgaagtgtgaatgagttgaatgaagAGGGGTTGCATTTATAGAAAATTGCTTACGGccatccgacgactttccgacggaattccaacggatgtaaagcagtccgtcggaataccgtcggtattttccaatcacaaacggctataaaacggtcatatatatttgtcggcaacggtcacatggttcgtcggaaattcgtcggaaaatttcgacggaataccgacgacggTAACGGTTATatctgttaatcggaatgtcgtcggaagttcgtcggtatattccgacgaatttccgacgactacaacggttatatgttttatcggaatgtcgtcgaaaaatCGTCGGAAAATTCTGACGAGCCATGTTTCTTCGGATATTCGTCGGAAATGACCGACGTAATTCTGAcgacttcaaattttttgttttcgtcggaaattggtcgaaaatccgtcacaaatgtccgacgacatTGAAGTCCgacggaacctccgtcggaattcggcgtgttttcttgtagtgacttgAGCAAAGATGGTAGATGATGCATTCAGTAGTAGAAATCTACCCAACAAGTGACATCTCTTATTATAATAAACTCACTTTGCCAAAAGACCTATACATTTGTGTCTTCAACtcttcatttttattgttttcgaTGAATAAAAACAGATTTAAAATGACTCCTAAAGCAGCTGCTTGATGAgttgttcaaaagaaaaaaaaaaaaaagcagctGCTTGATGTGCTTTATGTAAGGACCCACCTGCTTCGTTTCCAATATTTAGTCAGCACTTCTAAgagtatgttttatttatttccaGTGACAATTGAGAACttacattttaccaaaaaaaaaaaaaaaatttgagaacttgcattgttttgtttcattatgGATGGGTTTTATATATCCACATTATACTGTTTTGAAAAAGTGAAGAAACATGATCTGTAAACTGTAAACAATTTGGcccaaaaatcaaaaaattaacaACTTGGCCCATATCCCTTCATATCTCAATTGTAAAAATCATAACTAGTAATTTAATACTCTTTTGTTTTTCAACAAAGTAATTTATACagaaaaaaaggaaatgatagagaACACATATTGCCTCGCTGTATGGATGGTGTCACAAGGCATTCTAGAATCACTAAAACACAACATTTAAATCATCTGTAATTCCCCTAAAGCAGTGAGGGTGTATGCGTAATTTACTCCTGAAGACGGAAAGCGAGGGGtggtggagagagagagagagatcataaGAGTTGGAATCGCGTCTCTACGAGGCCCATATTTCCCATTCAtttcctctctcttctctctcaacaCCATTCGCAAGCTCGCCGGAGAAAATCAACAACGCAGATGGCGCAGAGAACAGAGAAGGAAGAGACGGAGTTCAAGGTCCTCGAAACCTTGACGACGACAACAACCCCGACGCTCTGCTCCAACAACTGCGGCGTCACAGCGAGTCCATCAACCAACAACATGTGCCAGAAATGTTTCAACGCCGGTATAGATCCAACTCCGATCGCAAAAAGATCAGCCAGATCCGTCAGTCTCCGGTCAACGCCAGCCAAAGCTGCGATCCGTCCCAGGGAGACCGATCCGGTCAAGAGAGACCACCATCAACAGACCGTAAACCGATGCTCCGGTTGTCGGAAGAAAGTCGGGTTGACCGGATTCAGATGCCGATGCGGCGATCTTTTCTGCGCGGAGCACCGCTACTCGGATCGCCACGATTGCAGCTACGACTACAAAACCGCCGGTAGGGAGGCTATCGCTAGGGAGAATCCGGTCGTCAAGGCGGCGAAGATGGTGAAATTGAGTTGATGTTCAGATCGGAGAAGGAATCTTCAATCGttgttggtggtggtggttcaaAGCTCCGATCAAGATCGGAGAAATCGTTAAGAGAGATGAGATGGTCGGAGAGATCGGGTTGATGCAGCAAACGAAGATGAGAGAGATTCTCTCTGCTTGATTAAATCTGAAcccttgatttatttttttatttttaattattattaggtGCAtgattattgttgttgttgtctttgCTTCGGATGTGATCTTTCTCGTTCATGA
The window above is part of the Brassica napus cultivar Da-Ae chromosome C3, Da-Ae, whole genome shotgun sequence genome. Proteins encoded here:
- the LOC106401610 gene encoding zinc finger A20 and AN1 domain-containing stress-associated protein 5 is translated as MAQRTEKEETEFKVLETLTTTTTPTLCSNNCGVTASPSTNNMCQKCFNAGIDPTPIAKRSARSVSLRSTPAKAAIRPRETDPVKRDHHQQTVNRCSGCRKKVGLTGFRCRCGDLFCAEHRYSDRHDCSYDYKTAGREAIARENPVVKAAKMVKLS